The proteins below are encoded in one region of Ferruginibacter lapsinanis:
- the tyrS gene encoding tyrosine--tRNA ligase — protein sequence MTGNLIEELQWRGMIQDIMPGTEDQLKKEMTNGYIGFDPTSDSLHIGSLVPIMLLIHLQRNGHKPFALLGGATGMVGDPSGKSEERNLLSEETLAHNLKGIKAQLEKFLDFDPGKPNAAEMVNNYDWFKDFSFLNFIRDVGKYITVNYMMSKDSVKKRLEGDSGMSFTEFTYQLVQGYDFYWLNQHKNCKLQMGGSDQWGNIVTGTELIRKKSGNEAFAFTCPLMTKADGGKFGKTEKGNIWLDAKKTSPYQFYQFWLNAADADAERFIKIFTLLSKEEINTLIEQHKGNEYQRLLQKKLAEEVTCMVHSRADYEFAIKASEILFNNDTAEILNQLNEEQLLHVMDGVPTVEYPKGSIINGIDIVSFLAETKIFPSKGEAKKMIQGGGVSINKIKIDNPDHLVQATALLNNKYLLIQKGKKNYYLSIFI from the coding sequence ATGACTGGGAATTTGATAGAAGAATTGCAATGGCGAGGTATGATCCAGGATATAATGCCCGGAACAGAGGATCAGCTTAAAAAAGAAATGACCAATGGCTATATTGGCTTTGACCCCACATCAGACAGTTTACATATTGGCAGCTTAGTGCCTATTATGCTATTGATACACCTTCAAAGAAACGGACACAAACCGTTTGCATTGCTTGGTGGTGCAACAGGTATGGTGGGAGACCCTAGCGGTAAAAGCGAAGAAAGAAATCTTTTAAGTGAAGAAACATTGGCCCACAATTTAAAAGGCATCAAAGCTCAGCTGGAAAAGTTTCTTGACTTTGATCCGGGAAAACCCAATGCTGCCGAAATGGTAAATAATTACGATTGGTTTAAAGATTTCAGTTTTTTAAACTTTATCCGTGATGTGGGAAAATACATTACCGTGAATTATATGATGAGTAAGGATAGTGTAAAAAAGAGACTGGAAGGTGATAGCGGAATGAGCTTTACAGAATTTACTTATCAGCTTGTACAGGGATATGATTTTTACTGGTTGAACCAACATAAAAATTGCAAACTTCAAATGGGCGGCAGTGATCAGTGGGGAAATATTGTAACCGGTACAGAATTAATAAGAAAAAAATCAGGCAATGAAGCCTTCGCTTTTACCTGTCCGCTGATGACCAAGGCCGATGGCGGGAAATTTGGCAAAACAGAAAAGGGAAATATCTGGCTGGATGCTAAAAAGACATCTCCTTATCAATTCTATCAATTTTGGCTGAATGCAGCAGATGCAGATGCTGAAAGGTTTATAAAGATATTTACGCTCTTAAGTAAAGAAGAGATCAATACACTGATCGAACAACACAAAGGCAACGAATACCAAAGACTGCTACAAAAAAAATTAGCCGAAGAAGTTACTTGCATGGTACATAGCAGAGCTGATTATGAATTTGCAATCAAAGCGTCGGAAATTTTATTTAATAATGATACAGCCGAAATTTTAAATCAGCTGAATGAAGAACAATTATTACATGTAATGGATGGTGTACCAACTGTTGAATACCCGAAAGGAAGCATCATCAACGGAATAGATATTGTAAGTTTTTTAGCAGAGACAAAAATTTTTCCAAGCAAAGGAGAAGCAAAAAAAATGATACAAGGAGGCGGTGTAAGTATCAATAAAATTAAAATTGATAATCCCGATCATCTTGTACAAGCAACTGCTTTATTGAATAACAAATACCTTTTGATACAAAAAGGTAAAAAGAACTATTACCTTTCAATTTTTATTTAA